A window from Verrucomicrobiota bacterium encodes these proteins:
- the rmuC gene encoding DNA recombination protein RmuC encodes MEILFLIIGVVLGVVIGWLIGSRRTTQTNSPVEAELRALLANREQELAASRKAAADIGALEAAARTARDNALAQLEQAQDQLQTANTTAGELREQLAKRVAELAATQANLAAAHKLAEAQRLNQEQQMNTAREAQAKALADLRETFKALSADALKQSAPEFLRLANETFGKFQEVAKGDLATRQESIATLLKPLEEQLKTYQQRLQQSETAQSTTLGEVRKQLETLTKQSETLATETQQFRMVLKSAPARGRWGEETLRRVVEAAGMSHHCDFVEQAQSDDKKPDMIVHLPGNRVIIIDAKVPDLDFLVALDEADPAKRNEKLAAHAARLKDTIRALDKKDYPGQFPNALDYVVLFLPAESLFSAALEGDRDLIVWAAENRIMLATPASLIALLRSVSMSWQQSAQTDNARQIAEAAQELFARVAKFTDHLEKIRSGLARANEAFNDAVGSYERSVRPSGERVIKLGAGVPGKNLAELPPLDATLRLPPVGQ; translated from the coding sequence ATGGAAATTCTATTTTTAATCATCGGTGTGGTGCTGGGCGTGGTCATCGGCTGGCTGATCGGTTCCCGCCGAACCACCCAGACGAACAGCCCCGTGGAAGCGGAATTGCGCGCGCTCCTCGCCAACCGCGAGCAGGAACTGGCGGCTTCGCGGAAAGCGGCGGCGGACATCGGTGCCCTGGAGGCCGCCGCGAGAACCGCGCGCGATAACGCCCTGGCCCAACTGGAGCAGGCGCAGGATCAATTGCAAACCGCCAATACCACCGCCGGGGAGTTGCGCGAACAGCTCGCCAAGCGGGTTGCCGAACTGGCCGCCACCCAGGCCAACCTCGCCGCCGCCCACAAGCTGGCCGAGGCCCAGCGCCTGAACCAGGAGCAACAGATGAACACGGCCCGCGAGGCCCAAGCGAAGGCGCTCGCGGATTTGCGGGAGACCTTCAAGGCGTTGAGCGCCGACGCCCTCAAACAGTCGGCCCCCGAATTTTTGCGGCTCGCCAACGAAACCTTCGGCAAGTTTCAGGAAGTCGCCAAGGGTGACCTGGCCACCCGGCAGGAATCCATTGCCACGCTGCTCAAGCCGCTCGAAGAACAGCTCAAAACCTATCAACAGCGTCTGCAACAGAGCGAGACCGCCCAGTCCACCACTCTGGGCGAGGTCCGCAAACAGCTTGAGACGCTGACCAAGCAGAGCGAAACCCTGGCCACGGAAACGCAGCAGTTCCGCATGGTGCTCAAATCCGCGCCTGCCCGCGGCCGTTGGGGTGAGGAAACCCTGCGGCGCGTCGTGGAGGCTGCCGGCATGAGTCATCACTGCGATTTCGTCGAGCAGGCGCAGTCCGATGACAAGAAGCCCGACATGATTGTGCATCTGCCCGGAAACCGGGTCATCATCATTGATGCCAAGGTGCCGGACCTCGATTTCCTGGTCGCATTGGATGAGGCCGATCCCGCCAAGCGCAACGAGAAGCTGGCCGCGCACGCCGCCCGGCTCAAAGACACCATCCGCGCCCTGGACAAAAAGGATTATCCCGGTCAGTTCCCCAATGCGCTGGATTACGTGGTGCTCTTTTTGCCGGCGGAATCCCTGTTTAGCGCCGCGCTGGAGGGGGACCGCGACCTGATTGTGTGGGCGGCCGAAAACCGCATCATGCTGGCCACGCCCGCCTCCCTGATTGCCCTCTTGCGCTCGGTTAGTATGAGTTGGCAGCAATCGGCGCAAACGGACAATGCCCGGCAGATCGCCGAGGCGGCGCAGGAGCTGTTCGCGCGCGTGGCCAAGTTCACGGATCACTTGGAGAAAATCCGGAGTGGCCTGGCCCGCGCCAATGAGGCCTTCAACGACGCCGTGGGCAGTTATGAACGCTCCGTGCGCCCCAGTGGCGAACGCGTCATCAAACTGGGCGCGGGTGTTCCGGGGAAAAACCTGGCGGAGTTGCCGCCCTTGGACGCCACCTTGCGCCTGCCGCCGGTTGGCCAGTGA
- the dnaK gene encoding molecular chaperone DnaK, with translation MAKILGIDLGTTNSCMAIMEGGEPMVLENSEGKRTTPSVVAFTKNGERLVGEAAKRQAVTNSRNTVYSIKRFMGRKFEEVQEEVKRVPYKVVRAANGDAHVEVDVDGQRKAFSPPEVSAMILAKLKTDAEMRLGEKITQAVITVPAYFNDSQRQATKDAGRIAGLEVLRIINEPTAASLAYGLDKKKDEKIAVYDLGGGTFDISVLEIGDGVFEVCATNGDTHLGGDDWDNQLMDWIIDEFKREHGIDLRKQPDSLQRIKEEAEKAKIALSSAQQYDINLPFITADASGPKHISTKLTRSKMEQLCDSLFERTIAPVKNCLRDAKVEAVKIDELVLVGGMTRMPRVVEVARTLVNKQPHQGVNPDEVVAVGAAIQGGVLKGEVKDVLLLDVTPLSLGIETLGRVFTKLIERNTTIPTRKSEIFSTASDSQPAVTIRIAQGERAMFPDNKVLGQFDLVDIPPAPRGVPQIEVTFDIDANGILHVSAKDLGTGKEQKITITAGSGLAKDDVERLRKEAESHAEDDKRQREEVEVRNEADNAVYRSEKMLKENQDKIPATDRSKIEEAVKVVKEALKGSDAAALRSAADKLNEAWQAASAELYREAAEKAKAGKAAPVTEGASSDAKEAGKKDQGPIIDAEVVDEKKGKN, from the coding sequence ATGGCAAAGATTTTAGGCATTGATTTGGGAACCACGAACTCCTGCATGGCCATCATGGAAGGCGGGGAGCCAATGGTTTTGGAGAATTCGGAAGGCAAACGCACCACTCCCTCGGTGGTGGCCTTCACGAAGAACGGCGAACGTCTGGTCGGGGAAGCCGCCAAGCGTCAGGCCGTGACCAATTCCCGTAATACGGTTTATTCCATCAAGCGCTTCATGGGACGCAAGTTTGAAGAAGTGCAGGAAGAAGTCAAACGCGTGCCTTACAAGGTGGTGCGGGCCGCCAACGGCGACGCCCATGTGGAAGTGGACGTGGACGGTCAGCGCAAAGCCTTCAGTCCGCCGGAAGTCTCCGCGATGATTTTGGCCAAGCTGAAAACGGATGCGGAAATGCGACTGGGCGAAAAGATCACCCAAGCGGTAATTACCGTGCCCGCCTACTTCAATGATTCCCAACGCCAAGCCACCAAGGACGCCGGACGCATTGCCGGTCTTGAAGTGCTGCGCATCATCAACGAACCGACCGCTGCCTCACTGGCGTACGGGCTCGACAAAAAGAAGGATGAAAAGATAGCGGTCTATGACTTGGGCGGCGGCACCTTCGATATTTCCGTGCTCGAAATCGGCGATGGCGTGTTTGAGGTTTGCGCCACCAACGGGGATACCCACTTAGGCGGCGATGACTGGGACAACCAGCTCATGGACTGGATTATTGATGAATTCAAGCGCGAACACGGCATTGATTTGCGCAAACAGCCGGATTCACTACAGCGCATCAAAGAAGAGGCCGAAAAAGCCAAGATTGCACTCTCCAGCGCCCAGCAATACGACATCAACCTGCCGTTCATCACGGCAGACGCCTCTGGGCCGAAACACATTAGCACCAAGCTGACCCGTTCCAAAATGGAACAGCTTTGCGATTCTCTTTTTGAGCGCACCATTGCTCCCGTGAAGAACTGTTTGCGGGATGCCAAGGTGGAAGCCGTCAAAATTGATGAGTTGGTTCTGGTGGGCGGCATGACACGCATGCCCCGCGTAGTAGAAGTAGCCCGCACACTGGTCAACAAACAGCCGCATCAAGGCGTGAACCCGGATGAAGTGGTCGCCGTGGGCGCAGCCATCCAAGGCGGTGTGCTGAAGGGTGAAGTGAAAGACGTGCTGCTGCTTGACGTGACCCCGCTATCGCTCGGCATCGAAACGTTGGGCCGGGTGTTCACCAAATTGATTGAGCGCAACACTACGATCCCGACCCGGAAATCGGAAATTTTCTCGACCGCCTCGGACAGCCAGCCAGCGGTGACCATCCGCATCGCCCAAGGCGAGCGCGCAATGTTCCCCGACAACAAGGTGCTGGGCCAGTTTGACTTGGTGGATATTCCCCCTGCCCCGCGCGGCGTACCGCAGATCGAAGTGACCTTTGATATTGATGCCAACGGCATCCTGCACGTCAGCGCCAAAGATCTCGGCACCGGCAAGGAACAGAAAATCACCATCACCGCCGGCAGCGGTCTCGCCAAGGACGATGTAGAACGCTTGCGCAAGGAAGCCGAATCCCATGCGGAAGATGACAAGCGCCAGCGCGAAGAAGTGGAAGTCCGAAACGAGGCTGATAATGCCGTGTATCGCTCCGAAAAAATGCTCAAGGAGAACCAGGATAAAATCCCGGCCACTGACCGGAGCAAAATTGAGGAGGCGGTGAAGGTGGTAAAGGAAGCGCTCAAGGGAAGTGACGCCGCCGCGTTGCGCAGCGCTGCCGACAAGCTCAACGAAGCCTGGCAGGCGGCATCAGCGGAGTTATACCGCGAAGCGGCGGAAAAAGCCAAAGCTGGCAAGGCCGCGCCCGTTACGGAAGGCGCCTCCAGCGACGCCAAGGAGGCGGGTAAGAAAGATCAGGGCCCGATCATTGACGCTGAGGTAGTGGACGAGAAAAAAGGCAAGAATTAA
- the lpxI gene encoding UDP-2,3-diacylglucosamine diphosphatase LpxI (LpxI, functionally equivalent to LpxH, replaces it in LPS biosynthesis in a minority of bacteria.), with amino-acid sequence MKHSAQHEASALGILAGNRSLPLLLAREARQQGVKRLVAVAFENETQPELASLVDEIVWLRVGQLGKLIEAFTSRGIQRCVMVGQIAPKNLFDLRPDLRAMSLLLRLKEKNAHTIFGAIADELHKEGVELVEATPWLRPWMPGAGFQLGPKPAKNQIEDIPFGFRIAKEVSRLDIGQMVVVKNGTVLAVEGFEGTDKCLARGGELAGKEGGAVAVKVAKEKHDMRFDIPCVGPKTIEVCGTTGVAVLAVEAERTLLLEMEELKQMIEKYRVTLISHHPG; translated from the coding sequence GTGAAGCATTCAGCACAGCATGAAGCATCCGCCTTGGGCATTCTGGCCGGCAACCGGTCATTGCCGTTGTTATTGGCTCGCGAGGCGCGTCAACAAGGGGTCAAGCGTCTCGTCGCCGTTGCCTTCGAGAACGAAACCCAGCCGGAGTTGGCCTCGCTGGTGGATGAAATCGTCTGGTTGCGCGTCGGGCAACTGGGGAAACTCATTGAAGCCTTCACTTCGCGTGGTATCCAGCGTTGTGTTATGGTGGGGCAGATCGCCCCCAAAAACTTGTTCGATTTGCGGCCCGACCTGCGCGCCATGTCTCTTCTGCTGCGCTTGAAGGAAAAGAACGCCCACACGATTTTCGGTGCAATTGCCGACGAACTGCATAAGGAGGGGGTGGAATTAGTGGAAGCCACTCCCTGGCTGCGCCCTTGGATGCCGGGTGCCGGATTCCAACTTGGACCCAAACCCGCGAAGAACCAAATCGAGGATATCCCGTTCGGATTTCGCATCGCCAAGGAAGTTTCCCGGCTCGATATCGGCCAGATGGTGGTGGTGAAAAACGGGACGGTGTTGGCGGTGGAAGGGTTTGAAGGCACGGACAAATGCCTGGCACGCGGTGGTGAACTGGCCGGCAAGGAGGGCGGCGCGGTGGCGGTCAAAGTCGCCAAAGAAAAGCACGACATGCGGTTTGATATTCCCTGCGTGGGGCCGAAGACCATCGAGGTTTGCGGTACGACGGGCGTCGCCGTGCTCGCGGTGGAAGCGGAGCGGACGTTGTTGCTGGAAATGGAAGAGCTAAAACAGATGATCGAGAAATACCGGGTGACGTTGATCAGTCACCACCCTGGGTAG
- a CDS encoding SUMF1/EgtB/PvdO family nonheme iron enzyme: MLNRTSNAQWVPGQPVGAGRFVLGQLLTLPLLLILISGCVVGKQGPNQLAGKQTGTNKAVPQLGERWTNSLGMSFAPVPGTKVLFGIWDVRVKDYAVYAAAVPGVNERWKSPGFAQDGTHPVTMVSWEDAKAFCAWLTKKEQGEGKLGAGQEYRLPTDAEWSYAVGIGNKEGNGTPSAKDMKLEDVYPWGNQWPPPKGAGNYSASLKVDDFEYTSPVGSFKANQYGLYDMGGNVWQWCEDWYDTDQKRRVLRGASWYDGNPDLLLSSSRDDYTPDLRRSFIGFRVVAVVGSER; the protein is encoded by the coding sequence ATGCTAAACCGTACCAGTAACGCGCAATGGGTCCCCGGCCAACCAGTCGGCGCGGGGCGTTTTGTATTGGGGCAACTGCTGACGCTGCCTCTCCTGTTGATACTCATCAGCGGCTGCGTCGTTGGCAAGCAGGGGCCGAACCAGCTCGCCGGAAAGCAAACGGGGACCAATAAAGCCGTGCCGCAACTGGGCGAGCGCTGGACGAATAGTCTGGGGATGTCCTTTGCACCGGTGCCGGGGACGAAGGTGTTGTTTGGCATCTGGGACGTGCGGGTGAAGGATTATGCTGTTTATGCCGCCGCCGTTCCAGGAGTGAATGAGCGATGGAAGAGTCCCGGCTTTGCCCAGGATGGCACCCATCCAGTAACGATGGTGAGTTGGGAGGATGCCAAGGCGTTCTGCGCCTGGCTGACTAAGAAGGAACAAGGCGAGGGGAAATTGGGTGCCGGGCAAGAGTATCGGTTGCCGACGGATGCGGAATGGAGCTATGCGGTGGGGATTGGGAATAAGGAGGGGAATGGCACACCGAGCGCCAAGGACATGAAACTTGAAGATGTCTATCCCTGGGGCAATCAATGGCCGCCGCCGAAGGGGGCGGGAAACTACAGCGCATCGTTGAAGGTGGATGATTTTGAGTACACCTCTCCGGTGGGGAGCTTTAAAGCCAATCAATATGGGCTTTATGACATGGGCGGGAATGTGTGGCAGTGGTGCGAGGATTGGTACGATACCGACCAGAAACGCCGGGTGTTGCGCGGGGCGTCGTGGTACGATGGCAATCCCGACCTTCTGCTATCCTCGAGCCGTGACGACTACACGCCTGATCTTCGGCGCAGCTTTATCGGTTTTCGGGTAGTGGCGGTGGTGGGGTCTGAGCGTTAG
- the groL gene encoding chaperonin GroEL (60 kDa chaperone family; promotes refolding of misfolded polypeptides especially under stressful conditions; forms two stacked rings of heptamers to form a barrel-shaped 14mer; ends can be capped by GroES; misfolded proteins enter the barrel where they are refolded when GroES binds), producing the protein MAAKQLIFDEAARQAILRGVSKLSRAVTATLGPKGRNVVLDKKFGSPTVTKDGVTVAKEIELECPYENMGAQMVREVASRTSDAAGDGTTTATVLAEAIYREGLKFVTAGANPIGLQRGIQKAVDAAVSQLDKITKKVKDKEEIKQVATVSANWDSDIGKIIADAMDKVGKDGTITVEEAKSIETTLEVVEGMQFDKGYLSPYFVTNAETMECKFEDPYILLFEKKISSLKDLLPLLEKVAKAGKPLVILSEEVEGEALATLVVNNIRGILKCVAVKAPGFGDRRKAMCEDIAILTGGKFITEDLGVKLETVELSDLGRAKSVVVDKENTTLVEGNGKSSEIQGRVNQIRRQIEETTSDYDREKLQERLAKLAGGVAVIRVGAATESEMKEKKARVEDALHATRAAVEEGIVAGGGVALIRCLPAIDAVKGANEDERIGVDIVKRAVEYPLKALSRNAGVEGSVIVEEVKRRKGNDGYNVATGVYEDLVKAGVVDPKKVTRTALQNAASIAGLLLTTECLVTEIPEKEKKPAPAGHEGMGGGMDY; encoded by the coding sequence ATGGCAGCAAAACAATTGATTTTTGACGAAGCCGCCCGGCAGGCCATCCTGCGCGGTGTCAGCAAACTCAGCCGCGCCGTCACGGCCACCCTGGGGCCCAAAGGCCGCAACGTGGTGCTCGACAAAAAATTCGGCTCGCCGACCGTCACCAAAGACGGCGTGACCGTGGCCAAGGAAATCGAACTCGAATGCCCCTATGAAAACATGGGCGCGCAGATGGTTCGTGAAGTGGCCAGCCGCACCAGCGACGCCGCGGGCGACGGCACCACCACCGCCACCGTGCTGGCCGAAGCGATTTATCGCGAAGGCCTGAAGTTTGTCACCGCCGGCGCGAACCCGATCGGGCTCCAACGCGGCATCCAAAAGGCCGTTGACGCCGCCGTGAGCCAGCTCGACAAGATCACCAAGAAGGTCAAGGACAAGGAAGAAATCAAGCAGGTCGCCACCGTTTCCGCCAACTGGGACAGTGACATCGGCAAAATTATCGCCGATGCCATGGACAAAGTGGGCAAAGACGGCACCATTACGGTTGAAGAAGCCAAGTCCATCGAAACCACCCTCGAAGTGGTCGAAGGCATGCAGTTCGACAAGGGCTATCTCTCTCCCTACTTCGTCACCAACGCGGAGACGATGGAATGCAAATTCGAAGACCCCTACATCCTGCTGTTCGAAAAGAAAATCAGCAGCCTCAAGGACCTGCTCCCGCTGCTCGAGAAGGTTGCCAAAGCGGGCAAACCGCTGGTAATTCTTTCCGAAGAAGTAGAAGGCGAAGCCTTGGCCACCCTCGTGGTGAACAACATTCGCGGCATCCTGAAGTGCGTCGCCGTCAAAGCCCCCGGCTTTGGTGACCGCCGCAAGGCCATGTGCGAAGACATCGCCATCCTCACCGGTGGCAAGTTCATCACTGAAGACCTCGGCGTCAAGCTCGAGACCGTGGAACTCTCTGACCTCGGCCGCGCCAAGAGCGTGGTGGTGGACAAGGAAAACACCACCCTCGTCGAAGGCAATGGCAAAAGCTCTGAAATCCAGGGCCGCGTCAACCAGATCCGCCGTCAGATCGAGGAAACCACCTCGGATTACGATCGCGAAAAACTCCAGGAACGTCTGGCCAAGCTGGCCGGTGGCGTCGCGGTCATCCGCGTTGGCGCCGCGACGGAATCCGAAATGAAGGAGAAGAAGGCCCGCGTGGAAGACGCCCTGCACGCCACCCGCGCCGCAGTCGAAGAAGGCATTGTCGCCGGTGGCGGCGTGGCCCTCATCCGCTGTCTGCCCGCCATTGACGCCGTCAAAGGCGCCAATGAAGATGAACGCATTGGCGTGGACATCGTCAAGCGCGCGGTCGAGTATCCTTTGAAGGCACTCTCCCGCAATGCCGGTGTCGAAGGCTCCGTCATTGTCGAGGAAGTCAAGCGCCGCAAGGGCAACGATGGTTACAACGTCGCCACGGGCGTCTATGAAGACCTCGTGAAGGCCGGCGTGGTGGATCCGAAAAAGGTCACCCGCACCGCCCTGCAGAACGCGGCGTCCATCGCCGGACTGCTCCTCACCACCGAATGCCTCGTCACCGAGATTCCGGAGAAGGAAAAGAAACCCGCTCCGGCCGGCCATGAAGGCATGGGCGGCGGAATGGACTATTAA
- a CDS encoding ABC transporter permease, which yields MQNILAIAGVVLREMIRRKDFYVLFVLTALIVLIMGSVNFFGDDKIVRYLKEICLLLIWVSSLVMAITTAARQLPSERENRTIFPLLAKPVTRDQVVLGKFFGCWFAMGMALLLFYLFFAVISGSREHYLPVGSYLQALGAHWLALGVIVAMALLGSLVFAAPSSNGTICLVVVIGILTVGRHLNKVALGMPEPQQTLVYTLYYLLPHLELFDLRDLVIHNWPVAPWCPWLMLHLYAAVYAALFLLAACLKFRRTTLD from the coding sequence ATGCAAAACATCCTAGCCATCGCTGGAGTGGTGCTCCGAGAGATGATCCGGCGCAAGGATTTTTATGTCTTGTTCGTGCTCACGGCCTTGATTGTCCTGATTATGGGCTCGGTGAATTTTTTTGGCGATGACAAGATTGTCCGATATCTGAAGGAAATTTGCCTACTGCTGATCTGGGTCTCTTCGCTGGTGATGGCGATTACCACAGCGGCGCGCCAACTTCCCTCCGAGCGGGAGAATCGCACCATTTTTCCTCTGCTGGCCAAACCGGTCACGCGTGATCAAGTGGTGCTGGGTAAATTTTTTGGCTGCTGGTTCGCCATGGGAATGGCGCTGCTATTGTTCTACCTGTTTTTCGCGGTAATCAGCGGTTCTCGCGAACATTATCTGCCGGTGGGAAGCTACCTTCAGGCACTTGGGGCGCATTGGCTGGCCTTGGGGGTCATTGTCGCCATGGCGTTGCTGGGTTCCCTGGTATTCGCGGCTCCTTCCAGTAATGGTACGATCTGTTTGGTGGTGGTGATTGGCATTCTGACCGTGGGACGGCATTTGAACAAGGTGGCCTTGGGGATGCCCGAACCGCAGCAGACCTTGGTGTACACCCTATATTATCTTTTGCCGCATCTCGAGCTGTTTGACCTCCGGGACCTGGTGATTCATAACTGGCCGGTGGCCCCTTGGTGCCCCTGGCTGATGCTGCACTTATACGCGGCCGTATATGCCGCCCTGTTTCTGTTAGCCGCCTGCCTGAAGTTTCGGCGCACAACCTTGGACTGA
- a CDS encoding DegT/DnrJ/EryC1/StrS family aminotransferase has protein sequence MKGVPFLDLQQPYRELQAEMDAACARVLAGGRYLLGAEIQEFEREYAAYTGARHCVGGANGLDALHLILRALGVGPGDEVIVPSNTYIATWLAVTHTGATLVPVEPDWRTFNLDPARIEAVITPRTKVILPVHLYGQAADLDAIVRIAEKHGLLVVDDAAQAHGATCRKRRVGGLGTATGWSFYPTKNLGALGDGGAVTTNDEALADKVRCLRNYGSTVKYHNRCQGFNSRLDEIQAAMLRVKLPCLDIWNERRARIAGLYRSALAGLPGLTLPEVPDWSGPVWHLFVVRHPERDRLQQHLLSAGVETLIHYPIPPHLQEAYRRLPFGPGSFPISETMHREVLSLPMGPHLSLEQAQQVIAAIQSFR, from the coding sequence ATGAAGGGCGTACCGTTTCTTGATCTTCAGCAGCCGTATCGTGAACTCCAAGCGGAAATGGATGCCGCGTGCGCGCGCGTGCTGGCGGGTGGAAGGTATCTGCTGGGCGCTGAAATCCAGGAGTTCGAGCGCGAATATGCGGCCTACACCGGGGCCCGGCATTGCGTGGGGGGCGCCAACGGGTTGGATGCGCTGCACCTGATTCTGCGCGCCTTGGGCGTTGGGCCGGGCGATGAGGTGATTGTTCCCTCCAACACGTATATCGCCACCTGGCTGGCGGTCACCCACACCGGTGCCACCCTGGTGCCGGTGGAACCGGATTGGCGGACGTTTAATCTGGATCCTGCGCGCATCGAGGCAGTGATTACGCCGCGCACCAAAGTCATTCTGCCGGTGCATCTCTACGGGCAGGCCGCCGACCTGGATGCCATCGTGCGGATTGCGGAAAAGCACGGGCTGTTGGTCGTGGATGATGCCGCCCAGGCCCACGGTGCCACCTGTCGCAAGCGTCGCGTGGGCGGTCTGGGCACCGCCACGGGCTGGAGCTTTTACCCCACCAAAAACCTGGGCGCGCTGGGGGATGGCGGCGCGGTGACGACCAATGATGAGGCCTTGGCCGATAAAGTGCGCTGTCTGCGCAATTACGGTTCCACAGTTAAATACCATAATCGTTGTCAGGGTTTTAACAGCCGGCTGGATGAAATTCAGGCCGCGATGTTGCGTGTCAAACTCCCTTGCCTTGACATCTGGAATGAACGGCGTGCCCGGATTGCCGGGCTGTACCGGTCGGCCTTGGCGGGGCTGCCCGGCTTGACGCTGCCGGAGGTGCCGGACTGGTCCGGGCCGGTGTGGCATCTGTTTGTGGTGCGCCATCCGGAGCGGGACCGCCTGCAACAGCATCTCCTTTCCGCCGGGGTGGAAACCTTGATTCATTATCCCATCCCGCCGCATTTGCAGGAGGCGTATCGCCGGCTGCCGTTCGGCCCCGGCAGTTTTCCGATCAGCGAAACCATGCATCGCGAAGTGCTCAGCCTGCCCATGGGGCCGCACCTGAGCCTGGAGCAGGCCCAGCAAGTGATCGCCGCCATCCAAAGCTTTCGCTAG
- a CDS encoding prepilin-type N-terminal cleavage/methylation domain-containing protein, with amino-acid sequence MRTEYKQVSSICLCGRIRGRHQCASAQRFERAGFTVVELLIVIAIIAVLAAIMLPALNRSMEQGRSIHCLNNLKQLQLCWNMYADDNEEELPPNYFNFNPGLNVRTSSASSPNNVSWCPGNPRVDLTTANIENGKLYPYNRSALIYRCPSDRSSVEDANGNLMPKPRTRSYNMSASANSDPALLGMPPNGIPFFKRFTDILNPSPERLFVLIDENENVCWDAQFGLYPANSRCGDYWFDQPSDRHNMGANISFADGHVEHWRWAFPKIVESVPQRFANSQDLKDLRRLQAVMKAD; translated from the coding sequence ATGCGTACAGAATACAAACAGGTTAGCAGCATTTGCCTTTGCGGGCGAATAAGAGGACGCCATCAGTGTGCCTCGGCACAGAGGTTTGAACGGGCGGGGTTCACGGTGGTAGAGCTACTCATCGTCATCGCCATCATCGCAGTGCTGGCTGCAATCATGCTGCCGGCGTTAAATCGTTCCATGGAGCAAGGTCGCAGCATCCATTGCCTGAACAACCTGAAGCAGCTTCAGTTATGCTGGAATATGTATGCGGACGATAACGAAGAGGAGTTGCCGCCGAACTACTTCAACTTCAACCCCGGTCTTAATGTCAGAACCTCTTCCGCTTCGAGTCCTAATAATGTTTCCTGGTGTCCGGGGAACCCACGGGTGGATTTGACCACGGCGAATATTGAAAATGGCAAATTATACCCCTACAATCGTTCTGCACTTATTTACCGGTGTCCTTCGGATCGTTCCTCGGTGGAAGACGCGAACGGGAACCTGATGCCAAAACCCCGCACCCGTAGCTATAATATGAGCGCCTCGGCCAACAGTGATCCCGCACTCCTTGGCATGCCGCCGAACGGAATCCCCTTCTTTAAACGCTTCACTGACATCTTGAACCCCTCTCCAGAGCGTCTGTTTGTGTTGATTGACGAAAACGAAAATGTCTGCTGGGACGCCCAGTTTGGATTGTATCCCGCCAACTCGCGTTGTGGCGACTACTGGTTTGATCAACCTTCTGATCGCCATAATATGGGTGCCAATATTTCCTTTGCCGATGGTCATGTGGAACATTGGCGTTGGGCTTTCCCAAAGATTGTGGAATCCGTTCCGCAGCGATTTGCCAATTCGCAGGATCTCAAGGATTTACGGCGTCTGCAAGCCGTGATGAAAGCCGACTAG
- the groES gene encoding co-chaperone GroES, which produces MALKVKPLGDRVLVEAVEEKEAKKGGIIIPDTAKEKPIESSVVALGTGKLDDNGKKIAFEVKVGDRVLTSKYGGTEIKIDGKEYKILNSEDILAVLE; this is translated from the coding sequence ATGGCACTTAAAGTGAAACCGCTCGGCGACCGCGTCCTCGTGGAAGCAGTCGAAGAGAAAGAAGCAAAAAAAGGCGGCATTATCATTCCTGATACCGCGAAAGAAAAACCCATCGAATCGTCCGTCGTGGCGCTCGGGACGGGCAAACTCGACGACAATGGCAAGAAGATTGCTTTTGAAGTCAAGGTGGGCGACCGCGTGCTGACCAGCAAATATGGCGGCACCGAGATCAAAATTGACGGCAAGGAATACAAGATCCTGAATTCTGAAGATATTCTGGCCGTACTCGAATAA